A region of Pseudomonas sp. Marseille-Q3773 DNA encodes the following proteins:
- a CDS encoding ABC transporter substrate-binding protein, with translation MLKALCQSLCLVLPLTATAQPASVVFLNPGLSSETFWTSYTRFMQAAADELGMTLRVEYSERRADLALSRARAILGGPQRPDYLVLVNEQYVAPEIMRLSRGTGVKLFLVNNGLTASQAMSIEAQPDKYAEPLGTLVSNDEQAGFQMLQQMVAQLPRDSGPVDLVAFAGVKTTPASQLRVEGMRRALADHPQVRLRQVVYGGWNRQRAYEQARQLLERYPGTRLVWSANDEMAFGAMQAFEEAGRRAGRDVLFGAVNASPEALRARIDGRLSVLMGGHFTLGGWAMVLLHDDAQGLPVNRDGLREHSVPVLQLIDQAKARHWLQLQERADYGVDFQQFSAEGRPASYQYPFLLSPIDY, from the coding sequence ATGCTCAAGGCGTTGTGCCAAAGCTTGTGTCTTGTCTTGCCGCTGACGGCCACTGCGCAACCGGCTTCGGTGGTATTTCTCAACCCAGGGTTGTCCTCCGAGACGTTCTGGACGAGTTATACCCGGTTCATGCAGGCCGCCGCAGACGAGCTGGGCATGACTTTGCGCGTGGAATACAGCGAGCGCCGTGCCGACCTGGCACTGAGCCGGGCGAGGGCGATCCTGGGCGGGCCGCAGCGGCCGGACTACCTGGTGCTGGTCAACGAGCAGTATGTAGCCCCAGAAATCATGCGCCTGTCGCGTGGCACCGGGGTCAAGCTGTTCCTGGTCAACAACGGCCTGACCGCCAGCCAGGCAATGAGTATCGAGGCTCAGCCCGACAAGTATGCCGAGCCCCTGGGTACCTTGGTCAGCAACGACGAGCAGGCCGGCTTCCAGATGTTGCAGCAGATGGTCGCGCAGTTGCCCCGTGATAGCGGGCCGGTGGACCTGGTGGCCTTCGCCGGGGTCAAGACCACACCGGCCTCGCAGTTGCGTGTAGAGGGCATGCGTCGAGCCTTGGCCGATCATCCCCAGGTGCGCCTGCGCCAGGTGGTATACGGCGGTTGGAACCGTCAGCGTGCCTACGAGCAGGCGCGGCAACTGCTGGAGCGCTACCCGGGCACGCGCCTGGTGTGGTCGGCCAATGACGAGATGGCGTTTGGCGCCATGCAGGCATTTGAAGAGGCAGGCCGCCGAGCGGGGCGTGACGTGCTGTTCGGTGCCGTGAACGCTTCGCCCGAGGCCTTGCGTGCGCGTATCGACGGGCGCCTGAGCGTGCTGATGGGCGGGCATTTCACCCTCGGCGGTTGGGCCATGGTGCTGCTGCACGATGACGCCCAGGGGCTGCCGGTGAACCGCGACGGCCTGCGCGAGCATAGCGTGCCGGTGCTGCAGCTGATCGACCAGGCCAAGGCAAGGCACTGGCTGCAACTGCAGGAACGGGCCGACTACGGCGTCGATTTCCAGCAGTTCAGCGCCGAAGGGCGGCCGGCCAGCTACCAGTACCCGTTTCTGCTGTCGCCGATCGATTATTGA
- a CDS encoding DUF2970 domain-containing protein: MDDSSQGKPPTFWQMLHSILAAAFGVQSGKNRARDFTHGKASHFIALGTLFTLVFIAVLIGLVQLALHLAR; this comes from the coding sequence ATGGACGATTCCAGCCAGGGCAAACCCCCAACCTTCTGGCAGATGCTGCACAGCATCCTCGCTGCCGCCTTCGGCGTACAAAGCGGCAAGAACCGCGCCCGCGACTTCACCCACGGCAAGGCCAGCCATTTCATTGCGCTGGGGACGCTGTTCACCCTGGTGTTCATTGCCGTATTGATCGGCCTGGTGCAACTGGCCCTGCACCTTGCCCGCTAG
- a CDS encoding DUF934 domain-containing protein: protein MQRIIKNNQIVDETWHLLPKDTSFDELTNCDDYIVPLQMWRDHAHALKARDGGLGVWLDSDEEAEEIGEDVQHFQVIALNFPAFTDGRSYSNARLLRDRYGYKGELRAIGDVLRDQLFFMARCGFDAFAIRADKDPEDALQSLKDFSVTYQAAADEPLPLFRRR, encoded by the coding sequence ATGCAGCGAATCATTAAGAACAACCAGATCGTCGACGAAACCTGGCACCTGCTGCCCAAGGACACCTCGTTCGACGAGCTGACCAACTGCGACGACTACATCGTCCCGCTGCAGATGTGGCGCGACCATGCCCATGCACTGAAAGCCCGCGACGGTGGCCTGGGTGTGTGGCTGGACAGTGACGAAGAAGCGGAAGAAATCGGCGAGGACGTGCAACACTTCCAGGTCATCGCGCTGAACTTCCCGGCCTTCACCGACGGGCGCAGCTACTCCAATGCACGCCTGCTGCGTGACCGCTATGGCTACAAGGGCGAGCTGCGTGCGATTGGTGACGTGCTGCGCGACCAGCTGTTCTTCATGGCCCGCTGCGGCTTCGATGCTTTCGCCATCCGTGCCGACAAGGACCCGGAAGATGCGCTGCAAAGCCTGAAAGACTTCTCGGTAACCTACCAGGCCGCCGCCGACGAGCCGCTGCCGCTGTTCCGCCGCCGCTGA
- a CDS encoding nitrite/sulfite reductase, which yields MYVYDEYDQRIIEDRVKQFRDQTRRYLAGELSEEEFRPLRLQNGLYIQRFAPMLRVAVPYGQLNARQVRTLAKIARDYDKGYAHISTRQNVQFNWPALEDVPDILAELATVQMHAIQTSGNCLRNTTTDQFAGVAADEIIDPRPWCEIVRQWTTFHPEFAYLPRKFKIAINGSQEDRAAIEVHDIGLEPVRNAAGELGFRVLVGGGLGRTPVVGSFINEFLPWQDLISYLDAILRVYNRYGRRDNKYKARIKILVKALTPEVFAEKVEAEMVHLRGGSTTLTEAEVQRVSRHFVDPDYLALDNVDYSALDAEYPGFARWRSRNTRAHKRPGYVAVTLSLKPTGVAPGDLTDKQLDAVADLAERYSFGFLRTSHEQNIILADVEQRQLHALWLELREAGFATPNIGLLTDIICCPGGDYCSLANAKSIPIAESIQRRFDDLDYLFDIGEIDLNISGCMNACGHHHVGHIGILGVDKKGEEFYQVSLGGNAARGASLGKILGPSFAQDDMADVIEKLIAVYVEQRTEEERFIDTYQRIGIDPFKERVYAANH from the coding sequence ATGTACGTATACGACGAGTACGATCAGCGGATCATCGAGGACCGCGTCAAGCAGTTCCGTGATCAGACCCGCCGCTACCTGGCCGGGGAACTGAGCGAAGAAGAATTCCGCCCTCTGCGCCTGCAGAACGGCCTTTACATCCAACGTTTCGCACCGATGCTGCGTGTCGCCGTGCCGTACGGCCAGTTGAACGCCCGCCAGGTACGCACCCTGGCCAAGATCGCCCGCGACTATGACAAGGGCTACGCCCACATCTCCACCCGCCAGAACGTACAGTTCAACTGGCCGGCGCTGGAAGACGTCCCGGACATCCTCGCCGAGCTGGCCACCGTGCAGATGCATGCGATCCAGACCAGCGGCAACTGCCTGCGCAACACCACCACCGACCAGTTCGCCGGTGTCGCTGCGGACGAAATCATCGACCCTCGCCCGTGGTGTGAAATCGTCCGCCAGTGGACCACCTTCCACCCGGAATTCGCCTACCTGCCGCGCAAGTTCAAGATTGCCATCAACGGCTCGCAGGAAGACCGCGCCGCCATCGAGGTGCACGACATCGGCCTGGAGCCGGTGCGCAATGCCGCTGGCGAACTGGGCTTCCGCGTCCTGGTCGGCGGTGGCCTGGGCCGTACCCCGGTAGTCGGCTCGTTCATCAACGAGTTCCTGCCCTGGCAGGACCTGATCAGCTACCTCGATGCCATCCTGCGCGTGTACAACCGTTACGGCCGCCGTGACAACAAGTACAAGGCGCGGATCAAGATCCTGGTCAAGGCCCTTACCCCGGAAGTGTTCGCCGAGAAGGTCGAGGCCGAAATGGTCCACCTGCGCGGCGGCAGCACCACCCTGACCGAAGCCGAAGTGCAGCGCGTTTCGCGCCACTTCGTCGACCCGGACTACCTGGCCCTGGACAACGTCGACTACAGCGCCCTGGATGCCGAGTACCCAGGCTTTGCCCGCTGGCGTTCGCGCAACACCCGTGCCCACAAGCGCCCGGGCTACGTGGCCGTGACCCTGTCGCTGAAGCCCACCGGCGTTGCCCCGGGCGACCTGACCGACAAGCAGCTGGACGCCGTGGCCGACCTGGCCGAGCGCTACAGTTTCGGCTTCCTGCGCACCTCGCACGAGCAGAACATCATTCTCGCCGACGTCGAGCAGCGCCAGCTGCACGCGCTGTGGCTGGAGCTGCGCGAAGCCGGCTTCGCCACCCCGAACATCGGCCTGCTGACCGACATCATCTGCTGCCCGGGGGGTGACTACTGCTCGCTGGCCAACGCCAAGTCGATCCCAATCGCCGAATCCATCCAGCGTCGCTTCGACGACCTGGACTACCTGTTCGACATCGGCGAGATCGACCTGAACATTTCCGGCTGCATGAACGCCTGCGGCCACCACCACGTGGGCCACATCGGCATTCTCGGCGTGGACAAGAAGGGCGAGGAGTTCTACCAGGTATCGCTGGGCGGCAATGCCGCGCGTGGCGCCAGCCTGGGCAAGATCCTCGGCCCGTCCTTCGCCCAGGACGACATGGCCGATGTGATCGAGAAGCTGATCGCCGTGTACGTCGAGCAACGTACCGAGGAAGAGCGTTTCATCGACACCTACCAGCGTATCGGCATCGACCCCTTCAAGGAACGCGTCTATGCAGCGAATCATTAA
- the dkgB gene encoding 2,5-didehydrogluconate reductase DkgB has translation MSIPSFGLGTFRLTGQTVIDSVKAALELGYRVIDTAQIYNNEAEVGQAIAESGVPRSELFITTKIWVANYAADKLIPSLRESLQKLRTDHVDLLLIHWPAPGNGVELPEYMAALAEAKALGLTRQIGVSNFNIELTRQAIEVLGKGEIATNQIELSPYLQNHKLVAFLKEQGITVTSYMTLAYGKVLKDPVLADIGAKHKATVAQVALAWALQQGYAVIPSSTKRENLASNLLAQSLQLDAEDMARIAGLERNGREVSPDGLAPAWD, from the coding sequence ATGAGCATTCCATCCTTCGGCCTCGGCACCTTCCGTCTCACCGGCCAGACCGTCATCGATTCGGTCAAGGCAGCCCTGGAGCTGGGCTATCGGGTCATCGACACCGCGCAGATCTACAACAACGAAGCTGAAGTCGGCCAGGCCATCGCCGAAAGCGGCGTGCCGCGCAGCGAGCTGTTCATCACTACCAAGATCTGGGTAGCCAACTACGCCGCCGACAAACTGATCCCCAGCCTGCGCGAAAGCCTGCAGAAACTGCGCACCGACCATGTCGACCTGCTGCTGATCCACTGGCCAGCCCCGGGCAACGGCGTTGAACTGCCCGAGTACATGGCTGCCCTGGCCGAAGCCAAGGCGCTGGGCCTGACCCGCCAGATCGGTGTGTCCAACTTCAACATCGAGCTGACTCGCCAAGCCATCGAAGTGCTCGGCAAAGGCGAGATCGCCACCAACCAGATCGAACTCAGCCCGTATCTGCAGAACCACAAGCTGGTTGCATTCCTCAAGGAACAAGGCATCACCGTCACCTCGTACATGACGCTGGCCTACGGCAAGGTCCTGAAAGACCCGGTACTGGCCGACATCGGCGCCAAGCATAAGGCGACGGTCGCCCAGGTTGCCCTGGCCTGGGCCCTGCAGCAGGGCTACGCGGTGATCCCATCGTCGACCAAGCGCGAGAACCTGGCCAGCAACCTGCTCGCCCAGAGCCTGCAACTGGACGCCGAAGACATGGCCCGGATCGCCGGGCTGGAACGCAATGGCCGCGAAGTCAGCCCCGACGGCCTGGCCCCAGCCTGGGATTGA
- a CDS encoding fatty acid cis/trans isomerase, whose translation MVHRILAAAFALFISSVAFAQAPQSSPAISYTRDIQPIFTEKCVACHACNDAACQLKLESPEGAVRGATKVPVYQGERSRAVPTTRLFYDAHSEGEWRKKGFYSVLDSQGSQAALMARMLELGHKTPLTPNAKLPEEIVLGLNRNNMCPLPEEFDAYAGAHPKEGMPLAVTGLTDKEYDTLRRWLAAGAPVEYQPVKPSAIEATQIAEWEELLNRPGSTEALVGRWLYEHLFLAHIYFAGGEQGHFFQWVRSRTPSGQPVDLIATRRPNDPPGTDFYYRLIPVQGVIVHKTHITYPMGPQKLKRVKQLFYAGDWHAAALPGYGPRHRANPFETFEAIPAVARYQFMLDNAEYFVRTFIRGPVCRGQIATDVIRDNFWALFQEPAHDRYITDAQYRGEATPLLAMPGQIDDVGSVLSLWHAYRDKRNEYEKLRREAYADMPAPGWATLWAGNDNALLSIFRHFDSAAVTKGLVGDVPLTVWLFDYPLFERTYYQLAVNFDVFGNVSHQLQTRLYFDLIRNGAEINFLRLMPADQRKAILGDWYQNSGKVKMWMDYEDIDTDTPTGIKLDPRDPKRDFGLKLLQRTGSLNAAPDPINRCQGAYCSRPQMSEEFRNVEQSLSRLVSRPAAGLKVINQLPEATLLRIEGQGGQRQVYSLLRNRAHSNVAFLLGEAYRYQPGLDTLTLYPGVLSSYPNFIFNIPAADVPEFVEDMEYARDDSARFERIVMRWGVRRSHPEFWRYFHDLNSFIKETEPVEAGVLDMNRYENL comes from the coding sequence ATGGTGCATCGTATTCTTGCCGCCGCGTTCGCGCTGTTCATCAGTAGCGTGGCGTTCGCGCAAGCCCCACAGTCGAGCCCGGCTATTTCCTATACCCGGGACATCCAACCGATCTTCACCGAGAAATGCGTGGCCTGCCACGCCTGCAACGATGCCGCCTGCCAGCTGAAGCTGGAAAGCCCCGAGGGCGCCGTGCGCGGTGCGACCAAGGTCCCGGTCTACCAGGGCGAGCGCAGCAGGGCGGTGCCCACCACGCGGTTGTTCTACGACGCCCACAGCGAGGGCGAGTGGCGCAAGAAGGGCTTCTATTCGGTCCTCGACAGCCAGGGCAGCCAGGCCGCGTTGATGGCACGCATGCTGGAGCTGGGGCACAAGACCCCGCTTACGCCCAACGCCAAGCTGCCTGAAGAGATCGTCCTGGGCCTGAACCGCAACAATATGTGCCCCTTGCCCGAGGAGTTCGACGCTTATGCCGGCGCCCACCCCAAGGAGGGCATGCCGCTGGCGGTGACCGGCCTGACCGACAAGGAATACGACACCCTGCGCCGCTGGCTGGCTGCCGGAGCGCCGGTCGAATACCAACCAGTCAAGCCAAGCGCGATCGAAGCCACGCAGATCGCCGAATGGGAAGAACTGCTCAACCGCCCCGGCTCCACCGAGGCGCTGGTCGGCCGTTGGCTGTACGAACACCTGTTCCTGGCGCACATCTATTTCGCCGGAGGCGAGCAGGGCCACTTCTTCCAGTGGGTGCGCTCGCGCACGCCGAGCGGGCAGCCGGTCGACCTGATCGCTACGCGCCGCCCCAACGATCCGCCGGGCACCGACTTCTATTACCGCCTGATTCCGGTGCAGGGCGTGATCGTGCACAAGACCCACATCACCTACCCGATGGGGCCGCAGAAGCTCAAGCGGGTCAAGCAACTGTTCTACGCCGGCGACTGGCATGCCGCTGCCTTGCCAGGCTACGGCCCGCGCCACCGGGCCAACCCGTTCGAGACCTTCGAGGCGATCCCGGCGGTGGCGCGCTACCAGTTCATGCTGGATAACGCCGAGTACTTCGTGCGCACCTTCATCCGCGGCCCGGTGTGCCGTGGGCAGATCGCCACCGATGTGATCCGCGACAACTTCTGGGCGTTGTTTCAGGAGCCGGCCCACGACCGCTACATCACCGATGCCCAGTACCGGGGCGAGGCCACGCCGCTGCTGGCCATGCCTGGGCAGATCGATGACGTGGGCAGTGTGCTGAGCCTGTGGCACGCCTACCGCGACAAGCGCAACGAGTACGAGAAACTGCGCCGCGAAGCCTACGCCGACATGCCTGCGCCGGGCTGGGCCACCCTGTGGGCCGGTAACGACAACGCGCTGCTGAGCATCTTCCGCCACTTCGACAGCGCCGCGGTGACCAAGGGCCTGGTTGGCGACGTGCCACTGACCGTGTGGCTGTTCGATTACCCGCTGTTCGAACGTACCTATTACCAGTTGGCGGTCAACTTCGACGTGTTCGGCAACGTCTCGCACCAGTTGCAGACGCGCCTGTACTTCGACCTGATCCGCAACGGTGCCGAAATCAACTTCCTGCGCCTGATGCCGGCCGACCAGCGCAAGGCGATCCTCGGCGACTGGTACCAGAACAGCGGCAAGGTGAAGATGTGGATGGACTACGAGGACATCGACACCGACACCCCAACAGGTATCAAGCTCGACCCGCGCGACCCCAAGCGCGACTTTGGCCTGAAGCTGCTGCAGCGCACCGGCAGTCTGAATGCCGCGCCCGACCCGATCAACCGCTGCCAGGGTGCGTACTGCTCTCGGCCGCAGATGAGCGAAGAGTTCCGCAATGTCGAACAGTCGCTCAGCCGCCTGGTGTCGCGCCCGGCTGCCGGGCTGAAGGTGATCAACCAGCTGCCCGAGGCGACCCTGCTGCGCATCGAAGGGCAGGGTGGCCAGCGCCAGGTGTACAGCCTGCTGCGCAACCGCGCGCACAGCAACGTGGCGTTCCTGCTGGGTGAGGCGTACCGCTACCAGCCGGGCCTGGACACCCTGACCCTGTACCCGGGCGTGCTCAGCAGCTATCCGAACTTCATCTTCAACATCCCTGCCGCAGATGTGCCGGAGTTCGTCGAGGACATGGAGTACGCCAGAGATGATAGCGCCCGCTTCGAGCGTATCGTCATGCGCTGGGGTGTGCGCCGCAGCCACCCCGAGTTCTGGCGCTATTTCCATGACCTCAACAGCTTCATCAAGGAGACCGAGCCGGTCGAGGCGGGGGTGCTGGACATGAACCGCTATGAGAACCTCTGA
- the metH gene encoding methionine synthase, which yields MSDRSARLQALQNALEERILILDGGMGTMIQSYRLEEHDYRGTRFADWPSDVKGNNDLLLLSRPDVIAAIEKAYLDAGADILETNTFNATQISQADYGMEALVYELNVEGARIARQVADAKTLETPHKPRFVAGVLGPTSRTCSISPDVNDPGYRNVTFDELVANYIEATRGLIEGGADLLLIETIFDTLNAKAAIFAVQQVFEEDGIELPIMISGTITDASGRTLSGQTTEAFWNSVRHAKPISVGLNCALGAKDLRPYLEELATKADTHVSAHPNAGLPNAFGEYDETPAEMAAVVEEFAASGFLNIIGGCCGTTPGHIQAIAEAVAKYPPRKIPQIAKACRLSGLEPFTIDRQSLFVNVGERTNITGSAKFARLIREENYTEALEVALQQVEAGAQVIDINMDEGMLDSQAAMVRFLNLIAGEPDISRVPIMIDSSKWEVIEAGLKCIQGKGIVNSISMKEGVEQFKHHARLCKRYGAAVVVMAFDEVGQADTAARKKEICQRSYDILVNEVGFPPEDIIFDPNIFAVATGIEEHNNYAVDFIEACAYIRDHLPYALSSGGVSNVSFSFRGNNPVREAIHSVFLYHAIQNGLSMGIVNAGQLEIYDEIPAELREKVEDVVLNRTAHGTDALLAIADDYKGGGATREVENEEWRSLPVEKRLEHALVKGITAFIVEDTEECRQQCARPIEVIEGPLMSGMNVVGDLFGAGKMFLPQVVKSARVMKQAVAHLIPFIEAEKGDKPEAKGKILMATVKGDVHDIGKNIVGVVLGCNGYDIVDLGVMVPAEKILQTARDQKCDIIGLSGLITPSLDEMVHVAREMQRQGFNLPLMIGGATTSKAHTAVKIEPKYSNDAVVYVTDASRAVGVATQLLSRELKAGFVEKTREEYEQVRERTANRSARTERLSYAQAVAAKPQYDWAGYQPAVPSFTGVKVLENIDLRTLAEYIDWTPFFISWDLAGKFPRILTDEVVGEAATALYQDAREMLDKLIDEKLISARAVFGFWPANQVADDDIEVYGDDGKALATLHHLRQQTIKPDGKPNWSLADFVAPKASGVTDYVGGFITTAGIGAEEVAKAYQDKGDDYSSIMVKALADRLAEACAEWLHEQVRKEYWGYARDEHLDNEALIKEQYRGIRPAPGYPACPDHTEKETLFRLLDGTAIGETGPSGVFLTDHFAMFPAAAVSGWYFAHPQAQYFAVGKVDRDQIENYSARKGQDISVSERWLAPNLGYDS from the coding sequence ATGTCCGACCGTAGCGCTCGTCTCCAAGCACTCCAGAACGCACTCGAAGAGCGCATCCTGATCCTCGACGGCGGCATGGGTACTATGATCCAAAGCTACCGGCTCGAGGAACACGACTATCGTGGCACGCGCTTCGCCGATTGGCCAAGCGATGTCAAAGGCAACAACGACCTGCTGCTGCTCAGCCGCCCCGATGTGATCGCCGCCATCGAGAAGGCCTACCTGGACGCCGGGGCCGATATCCTCGAAACCAACACCTTCAACGCCACGCAGATTTCCCAGGCCGACTACGGCATGGAAGCGCTGGTGTACGAGCTGAACGTCGAAGGCGCACGCATCGCCCGCCAGGTAGCCGACGCCAAGACCCTGGAGACGCCGCACAAGCCGCGCTTCGTCGCCGGGGTGCTCGGCCCGACCAGCCGCACCTGCTCGATTTCCCCTGACGTCAACGATCCCGGCTACCGTAACGTCACCTTCGACGAACTGGTGGCCAACTATATCGAGGCCACCCGCGGCCTGATCGAGGGCGGCGCCGACCTGCTGCTGATCGAGACCATCTTCGACACCCTCAACGCCAAGGCGGCGATCTTCGCCGTGCAGCAGGTGTTCGAAGAAGACGGCATCGAATTGCCGATCATGATCTCCGGCACCATCACCGACGCCTCCGGGCGCACGCTGTCGGGGCAGACCACAGAGGCGTTCTGGAACTCGGTTCGCCATGCCAAGCCGATTTCCGTGGGCCTGAACTGTGCCCTCGGCGCCAAGGACCTGCGCCCGTACCTGGAAGAACTGGCGACCAAGGCCGACACCCACGTCTCGGCGCACCCCAACGCCGGCCTGCCCAACGCCTTCGGCGAATACGACGAGACCCCGGCAGAAATGGCCGCCGTGGTCGAAGAGTTTGCCGCCAGCGGCTTCCTCAACATCATCGGCGGTTGCTGTGGCACCACGCCAGGGCACATCCAGGCCATCGCCGAGGCCGTGGCCAAGTACCCGCCGCGCAAGATTCCGCAAATCGCCAAGGCCTGCCGCCTGTCAGGCCTGGAGCCGTTCACCATCGACCGCCAGTCGCTGTTCGTCAACGTCGGCGAGCGCACCAACATCACCGGCTCCGCCAAGTTCGCCCGGCTGATCCGTGAAGAGAACTACACCGAAGCCCTGGAAGTTGCCCTGCAGCAGGTCGAGGCCGGCGCGCAGGTGATCGACATCAACATGGACGAAGGGATGCTCGACTCCCAGGCCGCCATGGTCCGCTTCCTCAACCTGATCGCTGGCGAGCCCGATATCTCGCGCGTGCCGATCATGATCGACTCGTCCAAGTGGGAGGTGATCGAAGCGGGCCTCAAGTGCATCCAGGGCAAGGGCATCGTCAACTCGATTTCCATGAAGGAAGGCGTCGAGCAGTTCAAGCACCATGCCCGCCTGTGCAAGCGCTATGGCGCCGCGGTGGTGGTGATGGCGTTCGACGAGGTCGGCCAGGCCGATACCGCCGCACGCAAGAAGGAAATCTGCCAGCGCAGCTATGACATTCTGGTCAACGAAGTGGGCTTCCCGCCGGAAGACATCATCTTCGACCCGAACATCTTCGCCGTCGCCACCGGTATCGAGGAGCACAACAACTACGCCGTCGATTTCATCGAGGCCTGTGCCTACATCCGCGACCACCTGCCGTACGCGCTGAGTTCGGGCGGCGTGTCCAACGTGTCGTTCTCGTTCCGTGGCAACAACCCGGTGCGTGAAGCGATCCACTCGGTGTTCCTGTACCACGCGATCCAGAACGGCCTGTCCATGGGTATCGTCAACGCCGGCCAGCTGGAGATCTATGACGAGATCCCCGCCGAGCTGCGGGAAAAGGTCGAGGACGTCGTGCTCAACCGCACCGCGCATGGCACCGATGCACTGCTGGCCATCGCCGACGACTACAAGGGCGGCGGCGCAACCCGCGAAGTGGAAAACGAAGAGTGGCGCTCGCTGCCGGTGGAAAAACGCCTGGAGCATGCGCTGGTGAAGGGCATCACCGCGTTCATCGTCGAAGACACCGAGGAATGCCGCCAGCAGTGCGCGCGTCCCATCGAAGTGATCGAAGGCCCGCTGATGAGCGGCATGAACGTGGTCGGCGACCTGTTCGGTGCGGGCAAGATGTTCCTGCCGCAGGTGGTCAAGTCGGCCCGCGTGATGAAGCAAGCGGTAGCCCACCTGATTCCGTTCATCGAAGCCGAGAAAGGCGACAAGCCGGAGGCCAAGGGCAAGATCCTGATGGCCACGGTAAAAGGCGACGTGCACGATATCGGCAAGAACATCGTCGGCGTGGTGCTGGGCTGCAACGGCTACGACATCGTCGACCTGGGCGTGATGGTGCCGGCCGAGAAGATCCTGCAAACCGCCCGCGACCAGAAGTGCGACATCATCGGCCTGTCCGGCCTGATCACGCCGTCCCTCGACGAGATGGTCCACGTGGCCCGCGAAATGCAGCGCCAGGGCTTCAACCTGCCGTTGATGATCGGTGGCGCCACCACTTCCAAGGCGCACACCGCTGTCAAGATCGAACCCAAGTACAGCAACGACGCGGTGGTCTACGTCACCGACGCCTCGCGTGCCGTGGGCGTGGCCACCCAGCTGCTGTCCAGGGAGCTGAAGGCGGGCTTCGTCGAGAAGACCCGCGAGGAATATGAGCAAGTGCGCGAGCGCACGGCCAACCGCAGTGCCCGCACCGAGCGCCTGAGCTACGCCCAGGCCGTTGCAGCCAAGCCGCAGTACGACTGGGCCGGTTACCAGCCTGCGGTGCCCTCGTTCACTGGCGTCAAGGTGCTGGAGAACATCGACCTGCGCACCCTGGCCGAATACATCGACTGGACGCCCTTCTTCATTTCCTGGGACCTGGCCGGCAAGTTCCCGCGCATTCTCACCGACGAGGTGGTTGGCGAGGCTGCCACGGCGCTGTACCAGGATGCACGCGAGATGCTCGACAAGCTGATCGACGAAAAGCTGATCAGCGCCCGTGCGGTGTTCGGCTTCTGGCCGGCCAACCAGGTGGCCGATGACGATATCGAAGTGTACGGCGACGACGGCAAGGCCCTGGCTACCCTGCATCACCTGCGCCAGCAGACCATAAAGCCGGACGGCAAGCCCAACTGGTCGCTGGCCGACTTCGTCGCGCCGAAGGCCAGCGGTGTCACCGACTATGTCGGCGGCTTCATCACCACCGCCGGCATCGGTGCCGAGGAAGTGGCCAAGGCCTATCAGGACAAGGGTGACGACTACAGCTCGATCATGGTCAAGGCCCTGGCTGACCGCCTGGCCGAAGCCTGCGCCGAATGGCTGCACGAGCAGGTGCGCAAGGAATACTGGGGCTATGCCCGCGACGAGCACCTCGACAACGAGGCGCTGATCAAGGAGCAGTACCGCGGCATTCGCCCGGCTCCGGGCTACCCGGCCTGCCCGGACCACACCGAGAAGGAAACCCTGTTCCGCCTGCTGGACGGTACGGCCATCGGCGAAACCGGGCCGAGCGGCGTGTTCCTTACCGATCACTTCGCGATGTTCCCGGCGGCGGCAGTCAGCGGCTGGTACTTTGCCCACCCGCAGGCGCAGTACTTTGCCGTGGGCAAGGTCGACCGGGACCAGATCGAGAACTACAGCGCGCGCAAGGGCCAGGACATCAGCGTGAGCGAGCGCTGGCTGGCGCCCAACCTCGGCTACGACAGCTAA